From Labrys wisconsinensis, one genomic window encodes:
- a CDS encoding DUF1810 domain-containing protein: MTDDPFDLERFVTAQVGSYDTALQELRAGRKRSHWMWFVFPQLRGLGLSATARFYGIGSLAEARAYREHPVLGPRLVATTQAMLQHRGFSAHAILGSPDDLKFRSSMTLFARLDPAGPFRAALDAFYAGEEDGATLRLLEGS; encoded by the coding sequence ATGACCGACGATCCCTTCGACCTCGAACGTTTCGTCACCGCGCAGGTGGGCTCCTACGACACGGCGCTGCAGGAGCTGCGCGCGGGGCGCAAGCGCAGCCACTGGATGTGGTTCGTCTTCCCGCAGCTGCGCGGCCTCGGCCTGTCGGCCACCGCCCGGTTCTACGGCATCGGCTCGCTCGCCGAGGCGCGGGCCTATCGCGAGCATCCGGTCCTCGGCCCGCGGCTGGTGGCGACGACACAGGCCATGCTGCAGCATCGGGGGTTCAGCGCCCACGCCATCCTCGGCTCGCCCGACGACCTGAAGTTCCGCTCCTCCATGACGCTGTTCGCGCGCCTCGATCCCGCAGGCCCGTTCCGCGCGGCGCTCGATGCCTTTTATGCCGGCGAGGAGGACGGGGCGACGCTGCGACTGCTCGAAGGCTCGTAG
- a CDS encoding helix-turn-helix transcriptional regulator has product MRSSFLPPWMPAGVSLVRHRSEAGPILLAPIDAHRVFVHASPATWSTCRASGTHHLRRSGDIDLVPAGEAGGYDAASACESLEIRLAPAVIERAALDLGRGSGRSALAMRHMLRSEPIVHLALALESERQAGAPGGDLYADTIGIALATQLVGLSRRVETPRGGLSAAQMRRLLDFIEAHLDRPLTLARLAREAGASSSHLRQGFKQATGMTVHRYVVRRRVERARLLLQGGTSAGEAALAAGFAHQSHMARWMRRELGITPRDLR; this is encoded by the coding sequence GTGCGCAGTTCCTTCCTTCCGCCCTGGATGCCGGCCGGCGTCAGCCTCGTCAGGCATCGCAGCGAGGCCGGGCCGATCCTGCTGGCCCCGATCGACGCGCATCGCGTCTTCGTCCATGCCAGCCCCGCCACCTGGTCCACATGCCGGGCGAGCGGCACGCATCACCTGCGGCGCAGCGGCGACATCGACCTGGTGCCGGCGGGCGAGGCGGGCGGCTACGACGCGGCGAGCGCCTGCGAGAGCCTGGAGATCCGGCTCGCTCCCGCCGTGATCGAGCGCGCGGCGCTGGACCTCGGCCGGGGCAGCGGGCGCTCGGCGCTGGCGATGCGGCACATGCTGCGGAGCGAGCCGATCGTGCATCTGGCGCTGGCGCTGGAGAGCGAGCGGCAGGCGGGTGCCCCGGGCGGCGACCTCTATGCCGACACGATCGGCATCGCCCTGGCGACGCAGCTCGTCGGCCTGTCGCGGCGCGTGGAGACGCCGCGAGGAGGGCTTTCGGCCGCGCAGATGCGGCGATTGCTCGATTTCATCGAGGCGCATCTCGACCGGCCGCTGACGCTCGCGCGGCTCGCCCGGGAGGCCGGCGCCAGCAGCTCGCATCTGCGCCAGGGGTTCAAGCAGGCGACCGGCATGACGGTCCACCGCTACGTGGTGCGCCGACGCGTGGAACGGGCGCGGCTCCTGCTGCAGGGCGGCACCAGCGCCGGCGAAGCGGCGCTGGCCGCCGGCTTCGCCCACCAGTCGCACATGGCGCGCTGGATGCGCCGCGAGCTGGGGATCACGCCGCGGGACTTGCGTTGA
- a CDS encoding NAD-dependent epimerase/dehydratase family protein → MALYVVVGAGPVGRETARLLAAAGHGVKLVSRSGTMVEGADGVALDARDAPGLAAASAGAEAIVMCAMAPYHRWPAEFPPIMDGVVVAAERVGARLLVAGNVYGYGEGAPSPLTAAAPLAPTTVKGRVRAAMWQRARASAVPAIEVRASDYLGQGAGSLFTLMALPRLIAGEPAPVVGDPDAIHAWTFTRDVARTLVAASRFEGDWARAFHVPSQHASIRELAIRFAERAGAPPPDLRVLSDAELDGLARQDEIMREVAEMAYLYRRPCLLDAAETERLLDVTASSLDQAIDDTLAREG, encoded by the coding sequence ATGGCATTGTACGTGGTGGTCGGAGCAGGCCCGGTCGGGCGCGAGACGGCGCGGCTGCTGGCCGCGGCGGGGCACGGGGTCAAGCTCGTCAGCCGCAGCGGCACGATGGTCGAAGGCGCCGACGGCGTCGCGCTCGATGCACGCGATGCGCCGGGCCTCGCCGCGGCGAGCGCCGGGGCCGAGGCGATTGTCATGTGCGCCATGGCGCCCTACCACCGCTGGCCGGCGGAGTTCCCGCCGATCATGGACGGGGTGGTGGTCGCCGCCGAGCGCGTCGGGGCGCGCCTGCTCGTGGCCGGGAATGTCTACGGCTATGGCGAGGGGGCTCCCTCCCCGCTGACCGCCGCCGCGCCGCTCGCCCCGACCACGGTCAAGGGCCGGGTGCGCGCCGCGATGTGGCAGCGGGCACGCGCCTCGGCGGTCCCCGCCATCGAAGTGCGGGCGAGCGACTATCTCGGCCAGGGCGCCGGTTCGCTGTTCACGCTGATGGCGCTGCCGCGCCTCATCGCGGGGGAACCGGCCCCCGTGGTCGGCGACCCCGATGCGATCCACGCCTGGACCTTCACCCGCGACGTCGCCCGCACCCTGGTCGCGGCTTCGCGCTTCGAGGGTGATTGGGCACGCGCGTTCCACGTTCCCTCGCAGCACGCCTCGATCCGCGAGCTCGCGATCCGCTTCGCCGAACGCGCCGGCGCCCCGCCGCCCGATCTGCGCGTCCTGAGCGACGCCGAGCTGGACGGGCTGGCGCGCCAGGACGAGATCATGCGCGAGGTGGCGGAGATGGCCTATCTCTACCGCCGGCCCTGCCTGCTCGATGCCGCGGAGACGGAGCGGCTGCTCGATGTGACGGCGAGCAGCCTCGACCAGGCGATCGACGACACGCTGGCACGGGAGGGTTAG
- a CDS encoding SRPBCC family protein, whose translation MAGAETARRIDQASRVIKATPEALYRAFLDPQSWLVWLPPAGMTAAIERFEPWQGGRYRLVLTYEGAGHTPGKASEHSDVVEARFLELVPNMRVVHRVEFPSDDPAFAGAMRMTWSLAPVPGGTEVTIACEDVPAGISPEDHAVGLASTLANLAALMERGLARRF comes from the coding sequence ATGGCGGGAGCGGAAACGGCCCGGCGGATCGATCAGGCGTCCCGGGTGATCAAGGCCACGCCCGAAGCTCTCTACCGGGCGTTCCTCGACCCGCAATCCTGGCTCGTCTGGCTGCCGCCCGCGGGCATGACGGCCGCGATCGAGCGCTTCGAGCCCTGGCAGGGCGGGCGCTATCGCCTGGTGCTGACCTATGAAGGCGCCGGGCACACGCCCGGCAAGGCCTCCGAGCACAGCGATGTGGTCGAGGCGCGCTTCCTCGAGCTGGTGCCGAACATGCGCGTCGTCCACCGGGTGGAATTTCCCTCCGACGACCCGGCTTTCGCCGGAGCCATGCGCATGACCTGGTCGCTGGCGCCCGTTCCGGGCGGGACCGAGGTGACCATCGCCTGCGAGGACGTGCCGGCCGGCATTTCGCCGGAGGACCACGCCGTCGGCCTCGCCTCGACGCTGGCGAACCTCGCGGCGCTGATGGAGAGGGGGTTAGCACGCAGATTCTGA
- a CDS encoding LysR family transcriptional regulator, with the protein MPVSLKQIRYFIAAAESGQISQAAVDLNVSQSAVTAAVQQLEATLGTRLFERNPGGVALTPEGNRFLLHGRNILAAVDEAVRLPRLSGATASGTVRVGVTYTVAGYFLPRHHRRFMTHSPGVVLELYEASRDVIEQALLDRALDIAVILVSNLLARDRLDSETLLRSRRRLWTPPEHALLRQERVGLADVARHPYIMLTVDEAAKTAGRYWAHAGCRPQVIFRTSSVEAVRSMVAAGMGITLLSDMVYRPWSLEGQRIETRVVEDPIPTMDVGLAWRRDADFSPATRAFYDFMSLAFMGGTQD; encoded by the coding sequence ATGCCGGTTTCGCTGAAGCAGATCCGCTACTTCATCGCGGCGGCGGAATCGGGCCAGATCTCGCAGGCCGCGGTCGATCTCAACGTCTCCCAGTCCGCCGTCACCGCCGCGGTGCAGCAGCTGGAGGCCACGCTCGGCACGCGCCTGTTCGAGCGCAACCCGGGCGGCGTGGCGCTGACGCCGGAAGGCAACCGCTTCCTCCTGCACGGACGCAACATCCTGGCCGCGGTGGACGAGGCCGTCCGGCTGCCGCGCCTCTCGGGGGCGACCGCCTCGGGCACGGTGCGGGTCGGCGTCACCTACACCGTCGCCGGCTATTTCCTGCCGCGGCATCACCGGCGGTTCATGACGCATTCGCCGGGCGTCGTGCTGGAGCTCTACGAGGCCTCGCGCGACGTGATCGAGCAGGCGCTGCTGGACCGGGCCCTCGACATCGCCGTGATCCTGGTCTCCAACCTGCTGGCGCGCGACCGGCTCGATTCGGAGACGCTGCTGCGCTCGCGCCGGCGGCTCTGGACGCCGCCCGAGCATGCTCTCCTGCGCCAGGAGCGCGTCGGCCTCGCCGACGTCGCCCGCCACCCCTACATCATGCTGACCGTCGACGAGGCGGCCAAGACCGCCGGCCGCTACTGGGCCCATGCCGGCTGCAGGCCGCAGGTGATCTTCCGCACCTCCTCGGTCGAGGCGGTGCGCAGCATGGTCGCCGCCGGCATGGGCATCACGCTCCTGTCCGACATGGTCTACCGGCCCTGGTCGCTGGAGGGCCAGCGCATCGAGACGCGCGTCGTGGAGGACCCCATCCCGACCATGGACGTGGGCCTGGCCTGGCGGCGGGACGCCGATTTCAGCCCGGCGACGCGGGCGTTCTACGATTTCATGAGCCTGGCCTTCATGGGTGGAACTCAGGACTGA